Proteins encoded together in one Lathyrus oleraceus cultivar Zhongwan6 chromosome 5, CAAS_Psat_ZW6_1.0, whole genome shotgun sequence window:
- the LOC127081812 gene encoding uncharacterized protein LOC127081812 yields MEKDQYGTWFELFRIHARSHRVLHHIVSSIGKEPPVFTDANHEQWSTLDATVLQRIYSTISTDLLTIILQPNSTAMEAWNRLENIFQDNQNARAVTLEQEFSNTRMEDFPNVLAYCQRLKMLSDQLRNVVSPVNNHRLVLQLISGLPKAYHSVATLIRQSNPLPAFYQARSMLTLEEAGMAKMANTGSHDAMHTTHLKPTEDTSQRGNLRPDNRSRYRGNQVAGGNVVTAEHLSLKLPTHPHLGPLLLGNSNNNTQPGNHGVGLHHHGLCHCVCIPPLSGHALPVLISNKEF; encoded by the coding sequence ATGGAAAAAGATCAATATGGTACCTGGTTCGAGCTTTTCCGCATCCATGCTCGCTCACATCGAGTGCTGCATCACATCGTTTCATCTATCGGAAAAGAGCCACCAGTCTTTACCGACGCCAACCATGAACAATGGTCCACTCTTGATGCCACCGTTCTTCAGCGGATTTATTCCACTATTTCTACCGATTTGCTGACCATTATTCTACAACCCAACTCCACTGCAATGGAAGCATGGAATCGCTTGGAAAATATTTTTCAGGACAACCAAAATGCTCGAGCTGTCACTCTTGAGCAAGAGTTTTCTAACACTCGTATGGAGGATTTTCCCAATGTCTTAGCTTACTGTCAGCGTCTTAAGATGCTTTCTGATCAGTTGAGAAATGTCGTCTCCCCTGTCAACAATCATCGTCTGGTCCTTCAGCTGATCTCTGGTCTCCCAAAAGCTTACCACAGTGTTGCTACTTTAATTCGCCAGAGTAACCCTCTTCCGGCATTCTATCAGGCTCGTTCCATGCTCACTTTGGAAGAAGCTGGTATGGCTAAGATGGCAAACACGGGATCTCATGATGctatgcacactactcatctGAAACCTACTGAAGACACCTCTCAGCGTGGCAACCTCCGCCCCGACAACCGTTCTCGCTACCGTGGCAACCAGGTCGCGGGGGGGAATGTGGTAACCGCAGAGCACCTCAGTCTAAAGCTCCCAACACACCCTCATCTTGGTCCGCTCCTCCTTGGCAACAGCAACAACAATACCCAACCTGGCAACCATGGGGTTGGACTCCACCACCATGGATTATGCCACTGTGTCTGTATCCCACCTCTTAGTGGACACGCCCTACCGGTCCTCATAAGCAACAAGGAATTCTAG
- the LOC127086063 gene encoding uncharacterized protein LOC127086063, producing MHSISQTFILNPTTQIIRYKQRVDNFVSRSLNSRHFGLLLKHRHDGVRILKREQRNWLPTAAVLSDAEISSTRFEEFSVSTADTNDVGELKISIEVSGNKTQRIFDDVFQNMVEAAQPIPGFRRVKGGKTPDIPKDILLEVLGPSNVFKQVIKEIINSTVAEYVEKESLKVNSDMRVEQSFEDLETTFEVGEKFSFDVVLHLLK from the exons ATGCATTCAATATCTCAAACCTTCATCTTAAATCCAACTACACAG ATTATCAGATACAAGCAGAGAGTAGACAATTTTGTTTCGCGGAGCTTAAATTCTAGACATTTCGGTCTTTTATTAAAGCATAGACATGATGGAGTGAGGATTTTGAAAAG GGAACAAAGGAATTGGCTTCCTACTGCAGCTGTGTTATCAG ACGCCGAAATTTCTTCTACTCGTTTTGAGGAGTTCTCTGTCTCTACTGCTGACACCAATGATGTTGGAGAACTAAAG ATAAGCATCGAGGTATCTGGAAACAAAACACAGAGGATCTTTGATGATGTATTTCAGAATATGGTTGAAGCGGCACAACCAATTCCCGGATTCCGTAGAGTAAAAGGAG GAAAAACGCCAGAT ATACCAAAAGACATTTTATTAGAGGTGTTAGGACCTTCCAATGTGTTTAAGCAAGTTATCAAGGAAATCATCAACTCAACTGTAGCTGAGTATGTGGAGAAG GAGAGTTTAAAAGTCAACAGCGACATGAGAGTTGAGCAAAGCTTTGAAGATCTTGAAACTACATTTGAGGTAGGAGAGAAGTTTAGCTTTGATGTTGTACTTCATCTTCTAAAGTAG